The genomic window TGAAATTTAATGGTGTCAATAATGAATAAACGTATTTTaaccaaacattttttatcctTAGAGATGCATTAAAACGAAATTACAATTTGCGTCAATATTATCTTGAAGTTAATCTAGAAGATTTGGCTAGTTATGATGAAAGTTTGGCTGATAAAGTATACAAACAACCTAGTGAACATGTTCCCATATTTGAAGAAGCTGCCCGTGATGTTGCTGACGAAATTACTTCACCACGACCAGAGGGCGAAGAACAAGTAAATATAGATTTTAGTTTAATAGAGATTTAATTTtccttttcgaaaaattttagaggTGGGTTAAGACAAAGGTGTTCGAAGATGTAATGACTAGGTCTATGTATTTAAGGACACTTTTATTGTTTAGGGACTGGAAGTATGtcatattatttctataaagtTTGGTCTTTTGTGTTCAAGTAGAAGACATTCTACTGAGTAAAAATGGGTGCCTTTTATTTTGCTGTTATAATCCCATTCTGTTTTCCATTAATCTGAGATCGACACCTGCACAAtcagtaatattaattaaaattttcttaaaggaTTTTTGTAGAATTTGAGCCATTTAGGAGTGCGATATGTAGAAATTATTCTATCTTAATTGTAAGCAGTCGAATGAACTGACACAATTACATGAAATAGTACCTatctatttgttaaaatatgaaatttttttaattgatctttAAAATATTAGGAAAACATTGATGAGCtttcgaaattaaaagttttttgatgaattttcgTTTTCCGAAACATTTCAGCAAAAATGAATTTCCAAAACATCCAAGTACAATAAACTTACCTTTTTCTTAGCTAAACAttcctacaaaattatttttaacacttctgcataattatttttttagattgaaGATATACAAATTATGCTTACATCTGATGCAAATCCAGCAGGACTACGTGATATGAAAGTAGGTTatctatttaatatacaaaatttgtaaattattttaaaattaatttttttattacacctTTTTTAGTCAGAAGTTGTATCACGATTAGTTAAGATACCTGGAATTATTGTAAGTGCATCGGGAGTTCGAGCTAAGGCTACCAAAATTGCAATTCAGTGTCGATCTTGTAGTAATGTCATTCCTAATTTACCAATCAAGCCGGGCTTAGAAGGATACGCAATGCCACGAAAATGTAATACGTAAGTGTTTTTTACTCCAAATgttacgatttttatttttattttataacaaattttagggAACAAGCTGGTAGACCAAAATGTCCATTGGatccatattttattttaccagaTAAATGCCATTGTGTTGATTTTCAAACGTTAAAATTGCAAGAGTTACCAGATTCAATTCCTCAGGGTGAAATACCGAGACATATTCCACTTTATGCGGACAGATATTTGTGCGAACAAGTGGTTCCTGGAAATAGAGTGTTAATTCTTGGtatttattctattaagaaattAGGGCGAGCTTCaaaggtaataatttttatcataacttATTTCTCCtttgcaatttaaaataacatttccaCGTCGCAGTTGTAGAATCGATCGTATAGTTATCTCTAACTACTTTTATCTGTAAACACGTTGGCAAAAGTGTTCTATTCGAAAATTCAGATTGGAACATGGTTTCCAGTTtagattaatttgaaaaaaatattaatttttaaagatttaaaccCATTTattacgattaaaaattttcaatgtatatcGGGATTGATTAGaaattgattctttataattaatttaattatttataatatttgttactTTACGAATTATAGCAAgaaggaaaagaaaaaaatattactggAGTGCGTTCATCATATGTACGAGTTTTAGGATTAAAACTTCTTGGAGAAAATTTAGCTGCCGGTCGTACTGGTGGTATAATATCTGCCACAGAAGAAGAACAATTCCGTAGACTTGCAGCATCACCAAATTTATATGATCGTATCGCCCAAAGTATTGCACCAAGTATATACGGGGCtcttgatattaaaaaatcaattgcttgtttattatttggaggtaattatgttattaattttactaaaaaaaaatttttatttaaatagtccaAGTCGAAATACATACTTTTTTCAACAAGGaaatacatttttacaataatagagAAGTGATAGTCCCGTGCGCAAGAATCATTCTAGGAGGTTTAAACTTTTGATCATCATGTAAAGTCGCAAAGTCAATAAAAGCAAGAAACTCTTTTCGAGtttctgaatattttattatatcaaaaaaggtACGTGCCTGATGTATTTTCTAGAGACATCTTAATCGCAATATCAAAAGACTTGAAGGTTCCTAAAAATCGATAATAGGGAGCTTAATTTgcattagaaatatttttacaaaaacaaaaatatgtaattaatttttttaatgaatttaggATCCAGAAAAAGAATGCCTGATGGATTAGCTCGACGTGGTGATATAAATGTCTTATTACTTGGTGATCCAGGTACAGCTAAATCTCAGCTGTTAAAATTCGTTGAACGTGTATCGCCCATTGGTGTTTATACTAGTGGTAAAGGTAGTTCTGCTGCTGGTCTAACTGCATCTGTTATGCGTGATCCTGCTACGGTAATTATTCACAAACAACAAATCACTTGAATTACTTTGAAGTTCGTATGTTTGAAAAATGATTGTACAAATGTAGTGAGCCATGTATGAACAAATGGTCAACAATCATGGGTGGTAAGCCACGCTGAAAAAAGCATTTGGAATTATAAACATGTGTCTGGAAAACGCCTTTCTTTGGAGCTATAAATATCAGAAACTTTGCACATCATTTCAGTTTCggataaaagttttcttttgtttgtttatattatattacctCTCTTCAAATATGCGAACTATTAAGGAAAAAACGTAAATTTCTTAtggaattttaagtttaaaaatttaaatttcttacagCGAAATTTCGTCATGGAAGGTGGAGCAATGGTATTGGCAGATGGTGGCGTTGTTTGTATtgatgaatttgataaaatgcGTGAGGATGATCGTGTTGCTATTCATGAAGCCATGGAACAACAAACTATATCAATTGCCAAAGCTGGAATTACTACAACATTAAATTCACGTTGTTCTGTGCTAGCAGCAGCTAACAGTGTTTTTGGTCGATGGGACGATACAAAAGGAGAagaaaatatcgattttatgCCAACAATTTTATCACGTtttgatatgatttttattgttaaagatGAACATAATGAAGCACGTGATGTGGtacgtataatttttttttatttttagaaattatagtagtctagtttttaatttaatttgaatttttttaaagactttAGCCAAACACATTATGAACGTACATATGAGTGCCGGACAAACAACCGAGGAACCTAAAGAAGGTGAAATTCCATTGGAAATGCTTAAAAAATACATCAATTACTGTCGAACGTACGTAAAGaagaaataaatgtatatataaacaaattttaaaaaacaacttattTTAGGCATTGTGGACCACGTTTAAGTGCAGAGGctggtgaaaaattaaaaagtcgtTATGTATTAATGCGTTCAGGTACTTTACAACATGAAAAAGAGACAGAGAAGCGCATAGCTATTCCCATTACTGTACGTCAATTAGAAGCTGTAATTCGTATTTCCGAAAGTCTTGCAAAAATGAGATTGCAACCATTTGCTACTGAAACTCATGTGAATGAAGCATTACGTTTGTTTCAAGTTTCAACATTAGATGCGGCAATGACAGGCTCACTTGCTGGtaagttttcaatattattgcatcataataaatattgtaaatgatTGATGTTATCTTTTAGGCGCTGAAGGTTTTACTACGGAAGAAGATCAAGAGATATTATCTcgaattgaaaaacaattaaaacgaAGATTTGCTATTGGCACACAAGTATcagaacaaaatattattcaagaTTTTCTACGACAACAATATCCTGAGCGTTCCATTATTAAAGTGATTCAAACAATGATTCGAAGAGGCCAATTACAACATCGCCTTCAAAGAAAAATGCTTTACAGAATCAGTTAAATtttgcaagttttttttaattttatactatttttgtaatattctttttaagttaaaataaaccCATTTTCTCTATGTTTTACAAAACttgtaatcaattttatttctcgATGTTGTATCAATTCGATCCTTCTAATAAGGTGATAAAATTAAactagaatttaatttaattgataaatgatAACGAAACGTCCAAGTTGTCTATAAATTTATTACGCACTGATCTGAAACCACAAtatcatttgcaaaaaaaaactactttttttaaggtgctaaatttgatttaatacacCAAATGGCCATGAATATGGTGATCGTGTATCCAGTCATCCAACATAATGCTCGAGCCGGTTGTCGTATTATAACTATTGTATAAACAACTGTGTGTAGAAATCTTGCaattgtaaaaattcgaaataaattcaCGGCGATAACTGGTTTTGGTTTGGTTAATGAATACAAAAATCCAATGGATATGAACAGtagaatattttcgatgtcgttATAATGTGCTCTGAAacaaaatatagaataaaaaaagtgaaaataaacaattgactgagttaactattGAAATAACCTATATAGACGAACATTTAACATTTATGTCATACAAGatgcctatttactaatttttttaactaatgagTTAACTATTGAAATAACCTATATAGACGAACATTTAACATTTATGTCATACAAGatgcctatttactaatttttttaactattgagTTAACTATTGAAATAACCTATATAGACGAACATTTAACATTTATGTCATACAAGatgcctatttactaatttttttaactattgagTTAACTATTGAAATAACCTATATAGACGAACATTTAACATTTATGTCATACAAGatgcctatttactaatttttttaactattgagTTAACTATTGAAATAACCTATATAGACGAACATTTAACATTTATGTCATACAAGatgcctatttactaatttttttaactattgagTTAACTATTGAAATAACCTATATAGACGAACATTTAACATTTATGTCATACAAGatgcctatttactaatttttttaactattgagTTAACTATTGAAATAACCTATATAGACGAACATTTAACATTTGCTAGAAATATAATTTgcatatcaataataatttattatttatgaaataatatgatTACTGGCAATcaaggtatattattatttcgacgaaaaataattattcataattattccAAACAGTATAAACATAAACAGTACTTATCATTGTTACTTACATCTCGATTGGTATAGCTTCTAGATAAATGCCGTTTTTCTtcaaaagttatataaattatttatttagatgaaaaattctTGAATAACAATTTagttaagttattaaaattcacaaaaagttttgttcgagcataattactattttataatttaatattattacgtCTGGAAATAAGGTCCGGAGAGCGTATTATAGCCCATGttcgaaaatatttgattcTTGTAAAGTTCGATAATAAGAGACAGCagcatttttattatcattttttttgcaatattattgatttacttagttgaatattgattttatttaggTTATATgagttaaattgaaaaatattttctcaaggttatattattctatgataTCTAcctctattttcaatttttatcagttgttttctataaaactaagagtgaaattaataaaaatcaatggcAATAGGTAACAAACaacatacaattaaaaaaaaagggaaactcccttgcaaataaataaaattttatctttaattatcACGAGTCAATATTTtgaatgtataaatttaatcgCACATAggcacacacatacataaactTTTGGTGAAACCTACCTTCTTATACGTTCCACGTATGGATCATCTAGCGCCACTTTCGCCCCAGAAACCATTGTGTCTTCTGGATTTGCAAATAcctatttaagtttaaaacaaaattttttatgtttattgttaaaatattaaaaattattttgaaatattaaaataaactaaccTTTCGCTTGAGACGTTGAAATGCCGTTAACGATGCCATTAGCAACATTTTTATTGCTAATAAAGATGCATAAAAACAATAAGATTTAAAAACGGGTTCATCGTACCAATTCGTAATTTGTACCGGAAGTTCATCTGGTTTAGATGCCATGAGTGTTTTTCGAATCGAATACAAAATAGTTTCTAATtattggagaaaaaaattgtgtttaataaatatcgtatgaGCATAGATAAAAACGAAATACATTTCACTTTTTTACTTATTAGTCAAAACGACACATATTCTTAAAATAGTATACACGTATTACATAGTCTAAGAGCTCTCGCTTAGTTTAATTTTACTAGAAAACTGCTCCAAAAGGTATATGTTAATCAGAGAGGAAGTTTAAAACGAGTATTCTTTAAACATTTGAGCTCGTTTTGAAAATCAGCTAATATTGCGATTATGCTTACAAATTTGCATCTTCCAGTTTTATGATTAATTGCTAATCTTAGTTAGTTATCTTGATAATATTTGTCCATTCTTGATCTATAAAGTGCATCAATTTCgtagatttaattaaaattcgtgcctgtttttgttttgatttaactATGATGGCATAATTTCAGGTAAGTTAAGGAGTATCAACTGCTCCAGTGAGAGTTCAATTTCCGTcttc from Chrysoperla carnea chromosome 2, inChrCarn1.1, whole genome shotgun sequence includes these protein-coding regions:
- the LOC123291440 gene encoding DNA replication licensing factor Mcm5, yielding MEGFDQGGVFFSDNLGEFNTGTEGQVNLQEVKRKFKDFIRQFNEDNFNYKYRDALKRNYNLRQYYLEVNLEDLASYDESLADKVYKQPSEHVPIFEEAARDVADEITSPRPEGEEQIEDIQIMLTSDANPAGLRDMKSEVVSRLVKIPGIIVSASGVRAKATKIAIQCRSCSNVIPNLPIKPGLEGYAMPRKCNTEQAGRPKCPLDPYFILPDKCHCVDFQTLKLQELPDSIPQGEIPRHIPLYADRYLCEQVVPGNRVLILGIYSIKKLGRASKQEGKEKNITGVRSSYVRVLGLKLLGENLAAGRTGGIISATEEEQFRRLAASPNLYDRIAQSIAPSIYGALDIKKSIACLLFGGSRKRMPDGLARRGDINVLLLGDPGTAKSQLLKFVERVSPIGVYTSGKGSSAAGLTASVMRDPATRNFVMEGGAMVLADGGVVCIDEFDKMREDDRVAIHEAMEQQTISIAKAGITTTLNSRCSVLAAANSVFGRWDDTKGEENIDFMPTILSRFDMIFIVKDEHNEARDVTLAKHIMNVHMSAGQTTEEPKEGEIPLEMLKKYINYCRTHCGPRLSAEAGEKLKSRYVLMRSGTLQHEKETEKRIAIPITVRQLEAVIRISESLAKMRLQPFATETHVNEALRLFQVSTLDAAMTGSLAGAEGFTTEEDQEILSRIEKQLKRRFAIGTQVSEQNIIQDFLRQQYPERSIIKVIQTMIRRGQLQHRLQRKMLYRIS
- the LOC123293613 gene encoding microsomal glutathione S-transferase 1-like — translated: MLLMASLTAFQRLKRKVFANPEDTMVSGAKVALDDPYVERIRRAHYNDIENILLFISIGFLYSLTKPKPVIAVNLFRIFTIARFLHTVVYTIVIIRQPARALCWMTGYTITIFMAIWCIKSNLAP